The Mycobacteriales bacterium nucleotide sequence TTGAGCGCGGTCAGCATCGGCACGTGCCCCGGCAGCAGCTCGAACTCGCCCTCTTCACCGGGCGCCTGCAGGCTGTCCGTATCGGTGTGCGCGATCACGCCCTTGGGCGTGACCACGTTGACTCCGAGGAACGTCGGCAGCGACGACATCTCAGCCCCTCTTCGCGAGCTCGGCGGCCTTGTTGCGGACGTCGTCGATCGTGCCGGTCATCTCGAACGCCTGCTCGGGGAGGTCATCGCACTTACCGGCGAGGACTTCCTCGAAGCTGCGGACCGTATCCTCGCGCGAGCAGTAGATGCCCTTGAGGCCGGTGAACGTGGTCGCGACGTCGAACGGCTGACCGAAGAACTTCTCGATCTTGCGCGCGCGCGACACGGTGAGCTTGTCGTCTTCCGAGAGCTCGTCCATGCCGAGAATCGCGATGATGTCCTGGAGGTCCTTGTAGCGCTGCAGGATCTTCTGCACCTCGCGGGCGACCTTGTAGTGGCGGTCGCCGACGACGGCAGGCGTGAGGATCGTCGAGGTCGAGTCGAGCGGGTCGACGGCCGGGTAGATGCCCTTCTCCGTGATCGCGCGGTTGAGCACCGTCGTCGCGTCGAGGTGGGCGAACGCGGTCGCCGGCGCCGGATCGGTCAGGTCGTCGGCGGGCACGTAGATGGCCTGCACCGAGGTGATCGAGCCGTCCTTCGTCGACGTGATGCGCTCCTGGAGCTGACCCATCTCGGTCGACAGCGTCGGCTGGTAACCCACGGCCGACGGCATGCGGCCGAGCAGCGTCGAGACCTCCGAGCCGGCTTGGGTGAACCGGAAGATGTTGTCGATGAACAGCAGCACGTCCTGCTTCTGCACGTCACGGAAGTACTCCGCCATCGTCAGGCCGGCCAGCGCGATGCGAAGCCGGGTGCCCGGCGGCTCGTCCATCTGCCCGAACACGAGGGCCGTGTCCTTGAGGACGTCGGCCTCCTCCATCTCCAGGTAGAGGTCGTTGCCCTCACGGGTGCGCTCGCCGACGCCCGCGAAAACCGAGCGGCCACCGAACTGCTGCGCGACCCGGCGGATCATCTCCTGGATGACGACGGTCTTGCCGACGCCGGCGCCGCCGAACATCCCGATCTTGCCGCCGCGCACGTACGGCGCGAGCAGGTCGATGACCTTGATGCCCGTCTCGAACATCTCGGTACGAGGCTCGAGCTCGTCGATCGGGGGCGACGGGCGGTGGATCGGCCAGCGCTCGGTGACCTCGATCGCGTCAGCGGTCGTGTCCAGCGCGTCGCCGAGCACGTTCCACACGTGGCCGAGCGTCGCGTCACCGACCGGCACCGAGATCGGCGCGCCGGTGTCGTGCGCCTCCGCGCCGCGGATCAGACCGTCGGTCGGCTGCATCGAGATGGCACGGACCATGTTGTCGCCGATGTGACCGGCGACCTCGAGGGTCAGCGTCCGGACGTCCTCGCCGAGCGTGCGCTCCACCTTGAGGGCGTTGTAGATCTCGGGCATCTCGTCGGGAGCGAACTCGACGTCGACGACCGGGCCGATGACCCGGACGACGCGGCCTGTCCCGCCCTGCTTGGCAGCAGCCTGCTCGGTTGCGGTGGCTGTCATTTAGAGCTCACTTCCTGTCCCGGCGAGCGCCTCTGCGCCACCGACGATCTCCATGATTTCCTGCGTGATCTCAGCCTGGCGGGCCGCGTTGGCGTCCCGCGTCAGCTTCTTGATGAGCTCGTCCGCGTTGTCGGTCGCGGACTTCATCGCGCGACGGCGCGCGGACTGCTCGCTCGCCGCCGCGTCCAGCATCGCCGCGAAGATCCGAGCGGTGAGGTACTGCGGCAGCAGCGCATCGAGGACGCCCGCGCCCTCCGGCTCGAACTCCATCAGCGCCGTCGACGCACCCGCGTCCTCGCCGTCGGCATCCGGCACGTCGGCCGGATCCAGCGGCAACAGCCGGGAAACGGTGACCTTCTGCGTCGCCATCGACTCGAAGCGGGTGTAGACGAGGTGGATCTCGTCCACGCCGCCGTCGGTCGAGCCTTTGACGAACTGCTCGAGCAGGTCGTCGGCGACCGCTTTGGCGTCCTCGTACGACGGCTGCTCCGAGAAGCCGCTCCACGAGTGGCTGATGTCACGACCGCGGAACCGGTAGAAGCCGACCGCCTTGCGGCCGACCAGGAACGGCATCGTCTGCACGCCCTGCTCGCGCAGCTTCGCCGTGGTCTGCTCGCCGGCCCGCAGCACGTTGGCGCTGTAGCCGCCGGCCAGGCCGCGGTCGCTGGTGATCAGCAGCAGCGCAGCGGTGCCGACGCTCTCCCGCGGCGTGGTCAGCGGGTGGTCGGCCGTCACGACGCCCGGCGCGGTCACGGTACGCACGACGTCGGTGATCGCCTCGGCGTACGGACGTGACGCGGCGATCCGTTGTTGCGCCTTGACGATGCGAGACGCCGCGATGAGCTCCATCGCGCGCGTGATC carries:
- the atpD gene encoding F0F1 ATP synthase subunit beta produces the protein MTATATEQAAAKQGGTGRVVRVIGPVVDVEFAPDEMPEIYNALKVERTLGEDVRTLTLEVAGHIGDNMVRAISMQPTDGLIRGAEAHDTGAPISVPVGDATLGHVWNVLGDALDTTADAIEVTERWPIHRPSPPIDELEPRTEMFETGIKVIDLLAPYVRGGKIGMFGGAGVGKTVVIQEMIRRVAQQFGGRSVFAGVGERTREGNDLYLEMEEADVLKDTALVFGQMDEPPGTRLRIALAGLTMAEYFRDVQKQDVLLFIDNIFRFTQAGSEVSTLLGRMPSAVGYQPTLSTEMGQLQERITSTKDGSITSVQAIYVPADDLTDPAPATAFAHLDATTVLNRAITEKGIYPAVDPLDSTSTILTPAVVGDRHYKVAREVQKILQRYKDLQDIIAILGMDELSEDDKLTVSRARKIEKFFGQPFDVATTFTGLKGIYCSREDTVRSFEEVLAGKCDDLPEQAFEMTGTIDDVRNKAAELAKRG
- a CDS encoding F0F1 ATP synthase subunit gamma, with protein sequence MGAQLREARRRIKSVQSTKKITRAMELIAASRIVKAQQRIAASRPYAEAITDVVRTVTAPGVVTADHPLTTPRESVGTAALLLITSDRGLAGGYSANVLRAGEQTTAKLREQGVQTMPFLVGRKAVGFYRFRGRDISHSWSGFSEQPSYEDAKAVADDLLEQFVKGSTDGGVDEIHLVYTRFESMATQKVTVSRLLPLDPADVPDADGEDAGASTALMEFEPEGAGVLDALLPQYLTARIFAAMLDAAASEQSARRRAMKSATDNADELIKKLTRDANAARQAEITQEIMEIVGGAEALAGTGSEL